ATCTGTATTTTTATTTCATCTCCATTCATGTCTACTGTAGCTATAGTTTCCTCTACTGTATAATCTCCTTCTGACACTATTTCTTTTATAGTTCCATGATAATTTGGAGGAACTAAAATTCTATGCTCTACTAATGGCGTTTCTTCAACTGTACCTAAAATATCTCCAGCTTCTACTTTATCTCCTTTTTTAACTTTAGGTGTAAAATGCCATTTTTTATTTCTATCTATAGAAGTAACTTTTATTCCTCTTTGTACATAGGGTGATTTTGTAATTGTAGCAATGTCACTTAAAGGTCTTTCTAATCCATCGAATATTTTTCCGATTAATCCTGGACCTAATTCAGCTGATAATGGTGCTCCAGTGCCATAAACTGGTTCTCCTGGCTTAATACCGCTAGTATCCTCATAAACTTGAATGAATGCTCTATCTCCCTCTATTCTGGTCACTTCTCCAATTAATCTAAGATCTCCAACTTCAACGACTTCATACATCATAGAATCTTTCATATTATCTGCTACTACTAAAGGACCATTTACTCTAACAATTCTACCTACGACCATTCTTACTCACCAAATAGAATCTTTGCTACATTTGGTTTTTCTGACTCAAAAACTTGATTTAATATAAGATTAAGCGAATAATCCCTTGTTAATCCAACATCAGGATAATAAATTTTTACTCCACCAATCATACTATCTTCTGTTTCTACTGTTAAACTCATTTTTAATTCCTTAATTATATTTTTTATTTTATCAAAATCTTGTTTTGAAGATATGATTTTGGAATTTTCTTTAGCTTCTCTTTTTATAATCTCTTTTATACCATTTATGTATTCTTGAGATTGAGTAATAATAAATAATTTTTTATTAACTTCATCATAAACTTTGTTAAGCCAGAAATTTTCTTCGTTTAAAATGTTTCTCTTGTTCTCTATATCCAATTTGGCTTTTTCACCTTCTAATTGTTCCTTTTTCTTAGATATCAAATCATTAATTTTAACAGTATATTGATTAAGCAAATTATTATAATTTGTATTAATTATCTTAGTGGCTTCTGCTAATCCTTGATCTATATTACTTTTTATATCATCAAAAGTTTTTTTAATTGCGATATCTAATAATTCTTCAAACTCCATTTTCTTCTCACCCAAAACCTAAAGCTCTTAAAATCATTTTCTTTACATCCATAGGTTGTGCTTCACTATAAGGAGAAGGAATTACAGTAATTAAAGGTTTTGTTTGATTACTTATAACACTTTCAAGCTTTTCTCTAACTGGATCATAAAGATCTTTGGTAATAAGAACCAAATCTATATCTTGCCTTTTATTAATTTCTTTTATTTTACTTTCTAAAACATAAGGATCTTCTATTACTTCGCCTTCAGTACCAACTAATTTAAAAAGGGATACCGTATACTTGTCTCCTAAAAGCAAAATTTTTCCCATTACTTCTCAATCTGTAATGTGGATTAAATATTTTAAATATTTTAGATACTCTATATCTAGATCATTTTGATTTTGCCTGAAACAATGTCCAAGGTCCAAATAATAACTACGAAAGAGAATCTAGATAAAACTATAATACAAGTATTAAAATTTGGAAATTTAGAACCTACAGAACCAGACCAACCAATATCATCTAACAGATTTGAAGAATATAGAAGAAAATTGGGAGAAATACAAGAACATTTAACAAAACTCAAAATTATTATGGATTTAGGTAGCATTGTACTTGAACCAAAAGGCAATATGAAAATAACAAATTGGTTAGAAGCATCAGATGAAGCTTCCAGAGAATCTGCAAATATAGAAGATAAATACAAGGATCTTCTAGAAGAGATAGGTAAAATTAGAAGTGAAATAGAATTATATACTTTACAACTAAAAGAAATAGAACCATTTAAAGACATCACAGTCGATTTAAACAAATTATATAATCTAAAATTATTTGATGTCTATTTAATTACTGCCAACTCTTCACAAATAGAAAAAATAAAAAGATTAAATGCCTTTATTTCGTATCAGAAAGTTAATGAAAATAAATATGCAGTAATTATAATAGCTTTGAAAAATCAAATCAAAAAAGAAGATATAGAAAGAGAAATAGGAGCAAGAATTTTCGAGACAGCTGAAGGAAAATCTCCTTTTGATGTTTATAAAGATCTTACTCAAAAACTACAAAATTTACAGAAAGCACTTGAAGAAGCTAGAGGAGGCTTAAGATCAGACTTAAAAAAGAATGAAAACGAATTAAAAGAAATCTACGGTAGACTACTAACCATAAGAGATGGATTAACAATACTAAGTAGGGCTAGGTTCTCTAATTTTTATGTACAAATACAAGGTTATGTGCCAGAAAAACAAGTTAATAAGCTTAAGTCAATGCTAGAAAAGTATGCTACAGTAATTTCTACATTACCTAGGAGGTATGGAGAAAAAGAACAACCTCCAACTCTAATATCATTACCAAAGAGATTAAAAGCAGTAGAATCTGTAGTGGAATTATACGGTACGCCATCATATTGGGAGATTTCTCCAATAGTATTTCTAATATTCACTTTCCCTTTACTATTCGGTTTGATGTTTCCTGATTTCGGAAACGCATTAGTAGTCTTCATTTTTGCTATATGGTTCTATAAATATGGAGTAAAGAAAGGAAGCGAGAATACAAAAAATCTTAGCTTAGTACTAATATATTCTAGCATAGTAGCAATGGTAACTGGGCTATTAGCTAGAGAATTCTTTGGTCCGGTACTAGTTGGAGGACCTAGAGAAGTTTTTAATAACGATTCATATCCAGTAGGTCCATTATATAATGTTTGGCCAGTACCAGTTAGTGTAAGCAATGCATTAAAATATATCATACCATTTGGACATTACTCTATATTATCTACTGAAATAGAGGATGCAATGATTCTCTCTATCTTATTAGGAGCCATAGCTTTATTCGTAAGCTCTTTATTAGGAATTATTAATGCAATAAAGAAGAAAGATACAGAATTCTTACTATATGAAAAATTACCTTTATTAATCTTATATACTGTACCTTTAATCATATTTGGATACGGTGTTATAAATATAAGCAATTATTTTGGAGAAGTAGAGAATTTACTAGGAGGAATACTAACTAACATATTTACTATTCCTCCCAATTTGTCTACGCCTACATTAGCTTTAGCTTATATTTTAGTGCTATGGGTAGAATTAGGATTAATATATAATTGGATAAGTAAAATTATATTATTAAAAAGACATGGAGATGTAGGAATAGGAGCAGCAATTGGTATGGGATTTATAGAAGGAGGATTTGAAGCTGGAATTCTATTACTTTCTAATACAATATCTTTCATAAGAATTTTAGTATTTGCATTAGCCCACTATTATTTATTGTATGCTTTCTCTTACATGGGGCTTCTAGTACTTTATAGTAAAGGAATTCCATACGCCGCTGGAGTAATTATAGCTGGTATAATAATAGCGCTAGGAAACTTGCTAGCAATTGCATTAGAAGGATTAATAGTATTCATTCAGGATATGAGATTGCACTTCTACGAAATGTTTAGCAAATTCTATGAAGGAGGAGGAAGAAAATTTGAGCCAGTAACAAGTTACGTCGAAATAGAGGAAAAAGAAGAAGAGAAAAATATTCAGAAAGCAATGGAAAAGCCTATCTTAGCAGAGGAGGCCTAATTTTTTCCAAACTCCTTCTTATATCATTTAATTTTTTATCAACGTCCATATCTTCTTTTATTTTCTTAAATATCGGGGAAACTGAACCTATTTTGTGCCCAGGCTTTATTGTAAAATCTTTAGCAGAATCCCATGTTTCATTCTCTAAATTATTTAATCCTATTTGAGAATATATTTCATTAGCAGATTTAGGAATTAATGGATATAATAATATAGCTAAACTTCTTATGGAATTTATACCTATATACAACGTATTCTCTACAATCTGTTTATCTTTCTTTATTTGATCCCATGGTGCTTTTATGTTTAGATAAGAGTTACCTTCTCTAGGTATCTTCAAAATCTCATCGCTACCTGCTTTTAATTTTCCCTTATCAAATAACTGAGATACTTTATCTGGCGTTTCCTTTATTATATTTATTAATTTTTTATCGTATTCGTCCTCTAAATTTTCATAAAATTGAGGAACTTGACCGTTGAAATATCTATTAATCATATTCAAAATTCTATTTATATAATTTCCTATGTCATCATTAAGTTCTGTATTTACTATTCTTAGAGCTTCTCTCCATAAGAAGTTAGTATCTTTCTCTTCTGGCCTTAATCTTATCAGAACATATCTCCAGTAATCTATATCCATTATTTCTTGTGCTTCGTCTATCCATACACCTATCCTCCTGCTTTTGCTAAATTTTTGTCCTTCATACATTAGATATTCAGTAGATGATATAATATTAGGTAAATGATAGCCCTCTTCTGAAGCAATAAGCATTGCTGGAAATATTACTGCATGGAACGGAATATTATCTTTTCCTATAAAATAATAACTCTTTACTTCATCTCCAAACCAGAATTCTTTCCAGTTTTCTGGTAATTTTTTATATTTCTCGAAGTATTCTATACTTGCAGAAATATAGCCTAATAATGCTTCAAACCAAACATAAATTGTTTTACCTTCAGCACCTTCAAAAGGAGCAGGAATTCCCCAAGAAGTATCTCTAGTAAGGCTTCTAGGTTTTAGACCTTCTCCAATCCAACTTAACGCTACTGACTTCACATTATCTGGCATATCTTTAGAATTCTGTAACCATTCCTTCAATTTATCAGAGAATAAATTTAAGTCAAAAAACCAATGTTTTGTTTTCTTTATAACTGGCTTACTTCCACATATAGCACATCTAGGATTAATTAAAAGAGATGGAGATAATAATCTTCCACACTTATCGCATTGGTCTCCCCTAGCATCCTCATAGCCACAGTATGGACATGTACCTTTTATAAATCTATCAGGCAAAAATATTTTATCATTTTCACAATACGGCATTTCCTCCTCTTCAGTATGAATATATTTCTGTATTCCCAGCAAGAAATCTTTCACGAACTCCTTATGAACATCAGATTCTGTCCTTGTATAATTATCATAACTTATATTCCATACTTCAAGGAATAACTTTTTAACATATTCGTGAGCTTGATCCGTCAACTCCCTAGGATTTATTTTTCTTTTTATAGCTTCTATTTCAATAGGTGTTCCATGTTCATCACTACCGCTTACAAAAAGTACATTTTCTTTACCATATTTTAATCTAGCATATCTAGCAAATACATCTGCCGATAAAACAGAACCTACTAAATTACCTAAATGTGGAACCGTTTCTACATAAGGCCATGCGGACGCTACAAATATTTTCATAAGTGAGTATAATCTAAAGCCAATTTAAAAATGTAGTGAACTCAAATATCTTTTGAGACTTTTCATCTAAACATAAATGATAAACAAGAAGACAAACCTCGCCTTTTTAAGGCGGAGTAAAAAAGACTTTTAAACCAAAAATCCCCTCTTTTCTTAATGGGTACCTCTGCTGGTCAACTTAGAAAGAATGAGGGGCAGGAGCCGACACTCACTCCTGCAATACCAGTAGAAGTACCCAACATAAAAACAAACGTTATCAGGCTTTTAGTAAACGGTTTTCAAAACAGAAAACTACACAAACTAGCTAACACTTCAGCAAAACTATGGAACGAACTAAACTACGAAAGAAGACAACAATACTTTAAAGAAAAGAAAGTAAACTTCAAAGAAACATACAAGAAATACTACGAAAAATACAAGAGCATTCTCAAAGTTAACGCACAAACTATTATTCAGAAAAACAATGAAGCATGGTCATCCTTCTTCTCACTAATAAAACAAGGTGAAAAAGCAACACCACCAGGCTATTGGAAGAGTGACGGAAAAAGAAAAGAGATACTAGTAATTAGACAAGACAGATACGAAGTACACGAAAACAAAATCATTTTAAAAGATTTTAGCATGGAACTTGAGTTCGCTGGCAAACTTAGATGGAGTGGAAAACAAGGAAGATTAGAGATAATTTACGACGAACTGAAAAACGCCTGGTACGCAAATATACCAGTAGAAGTTGGCGTTTATTTAGCAAGAACTGGCAAACCATCAAAATACATTGTAAAAGGAAAGAGAGATAAAATAACCATAGCAACACCTAAAAGTAACAAGAAAGCATCAATTGACCTCGGAATTAACATGTTAGCTAGTGTTGTAGTTGATGATGGCACTTGGTTATTATATCGCGGAACTAGGGCAAAAGAGGACTACTTCTATTTTCAAAAGAAGATTGCTGAAGTGCAATCACTTGCAGATAAGATAAAGAATATTGGTGAGGCTGAAGCTTATGAAGAATTAAACAGAGAGAAGAGAAGGTCATTTAAGAAGTTATACTCTCGTTTGCTACACTTGTACAGAACTCTAGCATCACATTTAGCAAAAGCACTTTATGAACTTGGTGTTTCAGAAGTCTATATTGGCTATCCTTATGAGATTGCTCAAGATAAGGGGAATAAGTTTACAGTAAATATGTGGAGCTACAGAAAGTTGTTTGAAGTTCTTTCACAAAAACTCATTGAATATGGCATCAAAGTGTACAAAGTAGTTGAGTATAATACGTCTAGATATTGTGCGTACCATGACGTTGAAGTTATGAGAAAACCAAGAGGAGTAATAAGCTGTAGTTTTGGTCATACACTGCATTCAGATCTTAATGGAGCGTTAAACATTATGAAGAGAGTAATAAAGGAGATACCTAGGCAGATTAAGAAACCATTTTCCTTCTTTGTATTTCATAACGGAGTAGCACCCGTAAAGGGGTGTAACGCTTTAGACCCTAGCAGAATCCTCACCCTTTAGGGTGTGGAGTGGGTCAAATCACATAAAAGTCTTATATCTAAGTTATATAGTGGAAAAATTGACTAGTATAGACTACAATAAATATCCATTTATGAAAAAATTAAGTGACATAATAGATAAAAATATAACTATCTATGACATGCTATCAGAAAATAGTACACCACTAAAAGATGCGAAAGACAGAATAAATAAAATTTTGAAAGACGAAGATATACAAGATTTCAGAACATATTCGTTTCCTTACTTAGTTTTTTACTCAGAACTAATAATATTATCAATTTTAGGAGATAAAAAAATAATTGGAAAAGTAGTAAGGAAAGAGGCTAAATTATTTTCTGAAGAGATTTCTAAGGAACCGGATGACGTATTCGACACTATCTTAAATTTTCTCAAAATAAATGTAGAAAAAAAGGAAATAAGTTATCACATACAGAAGGGAAGAAAAATAAGCCTTTGTTATAGAATTCATTTCATAGATTATCTAAAAGCTACTAAAAATTTTAAAGATAATCAATATATGTCACTATCTATGCAGATTCTGGATAAAGGCTACGTTTACTTGAATAAAAATACATTAAAACTACTAATTAGAGAACAAATTTATGAATATATAACTAACTTAATAAGGCCTATATCATTAAGCGAAATACCAGAGTCCATAAAAGACTTAATATTTTTAAAAAGAAAAACCACACCACCTTGTATTGAGGCAATAATGCATAAACAAAATAAAAGCATAGAAGAATTAAAAATAATCTCTACCTACATGATAGATATAGGAGCAAGTACTGATTCCATTTCAACATTTCTAAAAAATAATGGAATAGCAACCCCAGAAGATATAATAAATAAACTTAGTGGAAATAGGAAAAGTAAATATATAGTATATTCTTGTGACATAATGAAAAAAATGAACTTATGTGTATCGAATTGTGGTGTAAAAAATCCATTAGAACTTTATTTTGGAAAGTTAGACATTACTAAGTAAAATCTTTGGATAACAGTTACAGCAGATAAAATAATGAAAATATAAAATACATATTCTGCTATATTCACATTTATTAATAATAATAAAAGTATAATTAAGACAAATATTATCCTCTCTCCTCTTTCAATAATTCCTTTTCCTTCTGCTTTTATACCTAAAGCCTCAGCTCTAGCTCTTAAGTAAGGAATTACTAAAGATAACCCTATTAATATTCCCACAAGATATGATTCAAAATAGAAACTAAATACTGATAGAAATAATATATCCTCAATTCTATCTAGAGAAGAATCTAAAAACGCCCCTCTACTTCCAGCCTTGCCTGAAACCCTAGCAACCTCACCATCTAGAGCGTCAGAAAAACTAGACAATATTAATAATATAATTCCATATATAGGATTTCTAAATATAAACATAACTCCAAAATAAATGAAAGCTAATATTAAACCACCAATAGTTATACTATTGGCATTTAAACCTAGGTTTACTAAAGAATTAGCTATAGGCGTTAAAATCTTCTTACTCTCCTTCCTTAGTCTGGTAATCATATGCACCACTACTGTTTTTAACTAGTTCCCTAAGATTCAAATGAGATTAATATGAAAGCTAAAAAAGTAATCCTTGTTACTTCAGAAAGCCATCCAATGAATAAAGCGTTTTTAAATATCACAGAACAAATATCAAAGGAATTAGGAGTAGAAAAAGAGATTAAAAACGAAGATTATACTTTTTTGTCTGAATATGGCGAAAAAGACGAATTTGGTATGTCATGGCTACCTCAACTATTTATACAATTAGAAGATGGAAGAATTTATCCGATACTTACTCAAATGCCATTAGGTTCAGATTTAAAAGCAGATCCTGAACAAGGTAAAAAAGAAGCTCTTAATAAAATTAAAAGCTTAGTATCATAAAACATTATTTGAAGTGATAAAAGTGAGTTACGTACCACATGTACCATACGTGCCTACACCAGAAAAAGTAGTAAGAAAAATGTTAGAAATAGCAAAAACAGGACCAGAAGATGTAGTTTATGATTTGGGCTGTGGAGACGGAAGAATAGTTATTGCAGCAGCAAAAGACTTTAACGCAAAAAAAGCAATATGCATTGACATAAATGATGATAGATTAAAAGAAACAATGGAAAATATAAAGAAAAATGGAGTAGAAGGAAAAGTATCAGTCGAAAAAGGAAACTTTTTTGATGCAAATCTCTCAGAAGCTACAGTAATAACAATGTTTTTGCTAACTAACGTTAATGAAATGTTAAAACCAAAATTAGAGGCAGAACTTAAACCAGGAACTAGAGTAGTATCCCATGAATTCGAAATGAGAGGATGGACACCAAAAGAAGTAATAAAAGTCGAAGATGGAAATATGAATCACATTGTATATCTCTATATTATAGGTGAGCATAAATGAAGATTCTTGTTCTTAAAAGCGAAAGTGGAAAAATAACCTCTGAAAAAATAGTAGATGGAAATTTAGGAGATGTAGTTAGAGCTACTGCAACAGAAGCATTAAAAGAGTGGAATGACCTAACTTCAGACTTCATAATTATGAAAGATTCTCAAGAAGCTAGAGTTCCATTACCATTAAAACCTAGCTTTTACGAAGAAGTAAAAAATTTATTGGCCGCAAAAGAAAAATCAGTTGCAATACTTAAAATACCAATTTATATTGTTAGCTATGATAATATCTGGCAAGAAGAAGATTTCCAAGATAGAAAAGTATATGTTATAACATATTATATCAATGATGAAATTAAAAAAGATATAAACGCTTATGCTGCTGATGTAACGTCAGAAAATAAAAAAGAAACATCATCAGATGAATCAGACGAAGAATCTGAAGAAGAATAGAAAATACTTCAATAAAAACAAAAATTTCATCCTAATTATATTACTTTACTATCTCCCTATCATTTTATTATATAAAAAATAAGTTTTTGAATATAGAGTTGAAATTATTATTTTATTTAAAAAATGAATCTATGGATATAGTAGATGCAATTTCGTCCCAACTAATTCCTAAAGATTTCAATAACTGCTCAAAAGTACTTTTTACGGCTTCATAGTACTTGTCTACATCAATTTCTGTTATTTTAGCTAATTGAACTGGCTTAACGCCTTCTTTACTTTTTACTTTTACAAAAAGTATTATATCTCTAGGTAGAGTTTGAATGCCTAAAGCCTTTAATTGCATTGCGGCCTTGACATGTTGTGGAGTAGTTTTCTCGTAAGATTCTAGATCCCTAGATAACATCACTTTGAATGCCACATCGTCTAAATTATATTCCTTGTTTTTCAGTTTATTATATACTTCTTTTACTTTGTTTGCAATTTCTTTCTTAGCTTCTTCTAAATCTGAAGGAGAATTAATATTTATCATTAGATCTTTTACTTCTTTGAAAGCTTCCTTTAGAAACTCAGGAGTATTTCTTTTCTTAGCTAGCATACCTTTTATATCTACAGTAGAGTCAGTGAAGACACCAAAATAGTTTTTCTTTAATCCTGAAAATGCAATAAATCTATAACTCTTATCTAATTCTAAGTCCAACTTAAAATTGTCTTTAACCCA
This genomic window from Acidianus manzaensis contains:
- a CDS encoding V-type ATP synthase subunit E; protein product: MEFEELLDIAIKKTFDDIKSNIDQGLAEATKIINTNYNNLLNQYTVKINDLISKKKEQLEGEKAKLDIENKRNILNEENFWLNKVYDEVNKKLFIITQSQEYINGIKEIIKREAKENSKIISSKQDFDKIKNIIKELKMSLTVETEDSMIGGVKIYYPDVGLTRDYSLNLILNQVFESEKPNVAKILFGE
- a CDS encoding V-type ATP synthase subunit F; translated protein: MGKILLLGDKYTVSLFKLVGTEGEVIEDPYVLESKIKEINKRQDIDLVLITKDLYDPVREKLESVISNQTKPLITVIPSPYSEAQPMDVKKMILRALGFG
- a CDS encoding V-type ATP synthase subunit I, producing MILPETMSKVQIITTKENLDKTIIQVLKFGNLEPTEPDQPISSNRFEEYRRKLGEIQEHLTKLKIIMDLGSIVLEPKGNMKITNWLEASDEASRESANIEDKYKDLLEEIGKIRSEIELYTLQLKEIEPFKDITVDLNKLYNLKLFDVYLITANSSQIEKIKRLNAFISYQKVNENKYAVIIIALKNQIKKEDIEREIGARIFETAEGKSPFDVYKDLTQKLQNLQKALEEARGGLRSDLKKNENELKEIYGRLLTIRDGLTILSRARFSNFYVQIQGYVPEKQVNKLKSMLEKYATVISTLPRRYGEKEQPPTLISLPKRLKAVESVVELYGTPSYWEISPIVFLIFTFPLLFGLMFPDFGNALVVFIFAIWFYKYGVKKGSENTKNLSLVLIYSSIVAMVTGLLAREFFGPVLVGGPREVFNNDSYPVGPLYNVWPVPVSVSNALKYIIPFGHYSILSTEIEDAMILSILLGAIALFVSSLLGIINAIKKKDTEFLLYEKLPLLILYTVPLIIFGYGVINISNYFGEVENLLGGILTNIFTIPPNLSTPTLALAYILVLWVELGLIYNWISKIILLKRHGDVGIGAAIGMGFIEGGFEAGILLLSNTISFIRILVFALAHYYLLYAFSYMGLLVLYSKGIPYAAGVIIAGIIIALGNLLAIALEGLIVFIQDMRLHFYEMFSKFYEGGGRKFEPVTSYVEIEEKEEEKNIQKAMEKPILAEEA
- the metG gene encoding methionine--tRNA ligase codes for the protein MKIFVASAWPYVETVPHLGNLVGSVLSADVFARYARLKYGKENVLFVSGSDEHGTPIEIEAIKRKINPRELTDQAHEYVKKLFLEVWNISYDNYTRTESDVHKEFVKDFLLGIQKYIHTEEEEMPYCENDKIFLPDRFIKGTCPYCGYEDARGDQCDKCGRLLSPSLLINPRCAICGSKPVIKKTKHWFFDLNLFSDKLKEWLQNSKDMPDNVKSVALSWIGEGLKPRSLTRDTSWGIPAPFEGAEGKTIYVWFEALLGYISASIEYFEKYKKLPENWKEFWFGDEVKSYYFIGKDNIPFHAVIFPAMLIASEEGYHLPNIISSTEYLMYEGQKFSKSRRIGVWIDEAQEIMDIDYWRYVLIRLRPEEKDTNFLWREALRIVNTELNDDIGNYINRILNMINRYFNGQVPQFYENLEDEYDKKLINIIKETPDKVSQLFDKGKLKAGSDEILKIPREGNSYLNIKAPWDQIKKDKQIVENTLYIGINSIRSLAILLYPLIPKSANEIYSQIGLNNLENETWDSAKDFTIKPGHKIGSVSPIFKKIKEDMDVDKKLNDIRRSLEKIRPPLLR
- a CDS encoding RNA-guided endonuclease InsQ/TnpB family protein, whose translation is MGTSAGQLRKNEGQEPTLTPAIPVEVPNIKTNVIRLLVNGFQNRKLHKLANTSAKLWNELNYERRQQYFKEKKVNFKETYKKYYEKYKSILKVNAQTIIQKNNEAWSSFFSLIKQGEKATPPGYWKSDGKRKEILVIRQDRYEVHENKIILKDFSMELEFAGKLRWSGKQGRLEIIYDELKNAWYANIPVEVGVYLARTGKPSKYIVKGKRDKITIATPKSNKKASIDLGINMLASVVVDDGTWLLYRGTRAKEDYFYFQKKIAEVQSLADKIKNIGEAEAYEELNREKRRSFKKLYSRLLHLYRTLASHLAKALYELGVSEVYIGYPYEIAQDKGNKFTVNMWSYRKLFEVLSQKLIEYGIKVYKVVEYNTSRYCAYHDVEVMRKPRGVISCSFGHTLHSDLNGALNIMKRVIKEIPRQIKKPFSFFVFHNGVAPVKGCNALDPSRILTL
- a CDS encoding DNA primase regulatory subunit PriL (p41; involved in priming for DNA replication; forms a heterodimer of small and large subunit (Pfup41 and Pfup46); primase from Pyrococcus furiosus uses deoxyribonucleotides as a substrate and can synthesize long DNA strands in vitro which means it may be involved in both de novo primer synthesis and elongation; enzyme from Sulfolobus solfataricus has higher affinity for ribonucleotides and also possesses 3'-terminal nucleotidyl transferase activity; priming is stimulated by thymine-rich synthetic bubbles) translates to MTSIDYNKYPFMKKLSDIIDKNITIYDMLSENSTPLKDAKDRINKILKDEDIQDFRTYSFPYLVFYSELIILSILGDKKIIGKVVRKEAKLFSEEISKEPDDVFDTILNFLKINVEKKEISYHIQKGRKISLCYRIHFIDYLKATKNFKDNQYMSLSMQILDKGYVYLNKNTLKLLIREQIYEYITNLIRPISLSEIPESIKDLIFLKRKTTPPCIEAIMHKQNKSIEELKIISTYMIDIGASTDSISTFLKNNGIATPEDIINKLSGNRKSKYIVYSCDIMKKMNLCVSNCGVKNPLELYFGKLDITK
- the pgsA gene encoding archaetidylinositol phosphate synthase translates to MVHMITRLRKESKKILTPIANSLVNLGLNANSITIGGLILAFIYFGVMFIFRNPIYGIILLILSSFSDALDGEVARVSGKAGSRGAFLDSSLDRIEDILFLSVFSFYFESYLVGILIGLSLVIPYLRARAEALGIKAEGKGIIERGERIIFVLIILLLLLINVNIAEYVFYIFIILSAVTVIQRFYLVMSNFPK
- a CDS encoding protein-lysine N-methyltransferase, giving the protein MSYVPHVPYVPTPEKVVRKMLEIAKTGPEDVVYDLGCGDGRIVIAAAKDFNAKKAICIDINDDRLKETMENIKKNGVEGKVSVEKGNFFDANLSEATVITMFLLTNVNEMLKPKLEAELKPGTRVVSHEFEMRGWTPKEVIKVEDGNMNHIVYLYIIGEHK
- a CDS encoding DUF2286 domain-containing protein encodes the protein MKILVLKSESGKITSEKIVDGNLGDVVRATATEALKEWNDLTSDFIIMKDSQEARVPLPLKPSFYEEVKNLLAAKEKSVAILKIPIYIVSYDNIWQEEDFQDRKVYVITYYINDEIKKDINAYAADVTSENKKETSSDESDEESEEE